In Spinacia oleracea cultivar Varoflay chromosome 5, BTI_SOV_V1, whole genome shotgun sequence, a single window of DNA contains:
- the LOC130461571 gene encoding uncharacterized protein has translation MEKIAKIDPKVVDYLSQVPKQWSRHKFEPQVVYDHNTTNFVESFNACTKPFRDMPVYTLMEEAGSWCMKKIGSRFGKAIEMGPNQLTEYAAGVLEERSQQSRFCSVTAAVGGEYEVKEGAVKYPIKLDARTCGCGVWQISGIPCRHGLRVIYHQRLEATDFVSHYFKGQAYKLTYSEHMHPMPDPTQWPSFDLSIILPPPMKRASGRPPKLRKRGKHDTRIKNIRMPFFIAPCINFFCCSSFFFIW, from the exons ATGGAGAAGATTGCCAAAATTGATCCAAAGGTTGTTGATTATCTGTCCCAAGTGCCAAAGCAGTGGTCAAGGCACAAGTTTGAACCACAAGTGGTTTATGATCACAACACCACCAATTTTGTTGAATCTTTCAACGCTTGTACCAAGCCTTTTAGAGACATGCCAGTGTACACTCTGATGGAAG AGGCTGGGAGTTGGTGTATGAAGAAGATTGGGTCTAGATTTGGCAAGGCTATAGAAATGGGACCAAACCAATTGACTGAATATGCTGCTGGGGTATTAGAAGAGAGGAGTCAACAGTCTAGGTTTTGTTCTGTAACAGCTGCTGTGGGAGGGGAATATGAAGTGAAAGAGGGGGCTGTCAAATACCCTATTAAGTTAGATGCAAGGACTTGTGGTTGTGGAGTATGGCAAATATCTGGCATACCTTGCAGACATGGCCTTAGGGTTATTTACCACCAAAGACTTGAGGCTACTGATTTTGTGTCTCACTACTTCAAAGGGCAAGCATACAAGTTAACTTACTCAGAGCACATGCACCCCATGCCTGACCCAACCCAATGGCCTTCTTTTGACCTTTCTATTATCCTCCCACCACCCATGAAGAGAGCATCAGGTAGACCCCCTAAACTGAGAAAAAGAGGTAAACATGATACTAGAATAAAAAACATTAGAATGCCATTTTTTATAGCTCCATGCATTAATTTCTTTTGCTGCTCgagtttcttcttcatttggtga